The genomic segment TTCTCAGGTGTTCCTGAAGACCTCCTGCCAGACTTTGATTTGAAGATAATGCCAGGTAGGGGCCTAATGCATTTCCCCCCTTTACCTGCTTTCTTTCATTCATACTAACACTACTTACTGCTCAGACTATAAATATAGGAACTATGTAGATGGGTGTAAGAATaaaaaagatcattttttaCACCATGTTCAGTGGTTCCTGTGCTAATACTGCCTGTAACACTGTTTAACCTGTTCTTCAACCACAACATTTAATAATACAGCAAGTGCTGGTGATTCACCTTCTTTTACCTCAGAGACTCATCCACACCCATCAAGTAATGAGCTGGTCGTTGCTCCACTAAGATGAGCTGCTCTGGAAAACAGCTATTATGGTCATTAAAGTTATTTGTGGTTGTGGTCAGCAAGTATTCCCACACCATTTGGATAATATCAAGTCGAAAACACAGTAATCTGAAGGAGGGGAGGGCTTTATGATGCATCGGATTCTTttgtataaatgtataaatgtgcACGTTGTATGGAAGCAACTCCCAGCATGACTTGCTGTCCACGATGACTCCcacagtgtgcgtgtgtgagtgtgttaagGAGTCATTACGGTTCCAAACGATATCACATAACAAGCAATTTGGTCGTAACAGCCAAGCGTTCAGTAAACTGTCCTTTTCCTTCCTGTAGCAAAAACAGGTTTCCTGcacatgagtgtgtgttttcttttggtgTCCTTTAGTTTGTTTGTATGAGAGAAAACATCTTtagttttatattgttaaagACTTCCTTATCTGCACTCGCCTTCCCTTTCCTTTGCCTTCCCCCCAGACAGATACATCGAGGTTATCTCTTGAACTCACTTTATCCTTCTCTCCAAAGCTGTGGTatttaataacacatttttcCTGTAACTCATATTCCAACTAAGATgtcatttgttcccattttccTATCCAAAAAAACCCGACAAGGTTAATAAGTGCAAGAAAATCTACGAAATCTACGAGGGGACATAAACTTGCAGCTTTCCAGCCTTTTGTTCCTTTGTGATGTCCCAGTGCGTTTCAGTtcacttttcctttttcctgcttTGACAGGAAATACATCACATGAAAAAAATGGTCAAATTAAATCAggctacacacaaacacagacaagatGTGCCGTCAGTCATGCATGTCAGTGTTTTACCTTATAGAGAAATGCTGCTTTAGTGattaaaataaatctgttaGCATGACTCCTTGGGCTGCAGttgtgttaaataaaataaaagttctGAATCTTCTGGTAGCTCACTGGtcagactgtcctgtaattataaaacagaGTTCTGTTAATTCACaacaaatgtttttgtcttACTGAAAAAACCTTCCCTGCCATTTTTAGATACAAAGTAAGTAGATACTAAAAAACAGAAccctttctgtcatttaattgtttttctgttacttagttactttggTGAAGTATGAATGTAGCCAAAGCTGAGCTAAGAAAACAGTTGAAAGTCCAATATGTATGCTCTCTTTCACATTTACCAAAGCCGTGCACTGGGGCTGGATTGGAGCCTGTGCTGAGCCAATTTTAGTCCCTACCTTTaggtttgacacccctgctttagagaTTATATAAACACGGATGAAGAATAAAATTTGCTGCtgataataacatttttaaccTTCGGTTTCTCTCAGCATTACATTTTACGGCCATTGTGTTTATGAGCAGGTTGCTTGAACTGTTTTAtgctactttttcttttttttaaggttttttttgttgtttagttaTTACTCATTATTTTTCACGTTCTCAGAATACAGTATGGCTCCGGAATGATCAAATGAACCTGATCCTGTGTCAGTGTGCTGAGTAggacatgtatttatttatgtgcagGATTTTGTGCTGTGTGTGCTTGCAGAGTGGGTGTTTGTGGTGGCAGTGGCACTTGGCAGTGTGTTATTCCTGCTCTTGATTGGAGTTTGTTGGTGTCAGTGTTGTCCtcactcctgctgctgctacgtCAGCTGCTGGTGCTGCCCCGACACGTGCTGCTGCCCCAGGCATTGTGAGTATGAACATACACTCAGAGATGCACAAGTTTGTGGTCGGAGAACTGACGCATTTCTGAATGAGattatattttcctttttttccttcttcttcttttttttctttaagtgtaTGAGGCAGGAAAAGGTATAAAGACAACCACCTCCTCCCCTCAGACACCTCCCTACCCACCGTATTTCGTCTCTGGTGTCCCAACCATGGTCCCAATtgctcctccctctctggtggACAAGATATCTTCAGTCCCCGGCTCAGATGGGACTCTACTCACAGCAGGTGGGGGCTTACTCCTGATTACCTGATTGCCATGTGTTAACTATATTTCTTGTCATTTGAGctagaaaaaaggggaaaaaaatgtagtCAGTCCAAATGTCCCTGTGATACACTATTTGTGATTTATTCAGTTTATGGTAAAGTAGAAAAACACCAGTATGGTCCTCAAACTAATAAAACACACATCCAAGTTCCCTTTCTGATGACTCGAGTGTGTATCTGCAGTGCCCATGCACGCTGTAGGGGTTCCCTACCGGGTGCCTTCACCTCAGGATCAGGATTCTCTCAGGGTGCTACAGTATGTAGAGAAACAGCTGGCTCACTTCAACCCTGCCAGGTCCACCAGCCACCAGTGTAAGCCTCATAAACCTACTCTGTGGCTTTACTCTACTACTAAAGTGTTCTGATGCTATCTGCAGCTTTGGTAgtgtcttttatttgttttctcttctcttgGCATGACTCTCTGCACTCAGCATATCTGCCTTCTGAATTTCCTGTAGTTTGGATGTGATCTAGTTGCAGTTTTGCATGCCTACTTGcctgaaagtgttttttttttttaatgactctCACTTCACACTTAAGGCAACTTCTTTAAAACCTTGATGTTCTTCATCTGCAGGGTCTTGTTCTGGGAGAAGGGctcttttaattaattttttggcTGGTGTTACTTATTTgattaattgtatttattttgtccTATCTAGCCTGTGCCCTGTCTGAACTGAGCTCCCTCCATGAGGGAGAAAGTGGCTTCCGCCAAACATATCGCAACATCCAGAAGAACGCTCTGCCAGCCATCCCTGATCACGACACTCAGCCTGAACCTCAGCGCTACCGTGAAAACCGCAGTCCAGAGCCACAGAGTTACCGGGATAATCCCCCATCTCCCCACCATTATCGTGATGACCCTGACCCAGAGCCCCGCCACGTCCGGGACGAGCCTCTTCCTCCGCGGCGATACAGCGATGACCCTCCATCTTCGTCTCAGTCGCGCAGGCCCGGCCGGAATCAGCGGcaacaaaatcacaacaatgaGGAAAACCACAACAGGTGGAGGACTGTCTTATTACACAGAATGCCTTATGCAGAGATACAGGCGTACACTTAACTCATGTCGTTTTTTTCCAGGTGGAACCCTCGCTCAGAACACCTTCACAGAAAAACATACCGAACTGCAGGGCGAACCGGCTCATTGGACGAGCTGGAGGAGTTTGCCGCTTGTTACAAGCAGAGAGGAGGcagaggggcagagaggagggaCGAAGAACAGCGAGAGTATGAGATGGAGCATCTGGAGTACAGCCGATACCCTTCTCACCGAGATGCCCCACCGCAGCATTATCACAGTAATGAAAATGACGTTGAGGACATCAGCGACCGTGAAGAGCAACCCAGGCGGATCAAGAAAAACAGACATGACATCAGCCCACTACCTTCACCCAAAAAGAGGAGGGACACGTCAGACAGAGAGCGTGCTGTCCCACCACCTCCCACAGCAGGTCCACCTTCGACTTCTTCTCAAGAGAAGGACTATGATGCCACCTTCCTCAACAGCCTGCTGGAGCGTAAAGCTAAGTTGCGAGGGGTTACCCAGGGGAGGACTGGGGCTCGGGGCGATGAAGATTCAGACACACCCTCGAAGAGCAGCCTGAAAAAGAGCAGCGGAGAATCCAGTCAGCACTGCAGTCGTTCGCCTAGTAACAGGCCCGACGCAGATTTGCTGCCTCCTCACACTGAGACAGAGCGAGTAAGAACTGACAGGTCGTCTCCAGGAAACACTCACTCCCCTCAGCCGCCCGTTCATTCCTTAGCGAGTCACAGAGAGGATCCCAGAAACAAGTCCAGGAAAGTGGTGAGTAACATCGTGAATTACTGGGATTGTATGCAAATTTAAGGATTTACAGTAAAGAGTATACTCAATATTTTTTCTTGGTTGCAATTAATAAAGATACAGACTAGAAAAATGATAACACTAGGCTAATTTCAAAGCGCTAAACACCCAGTGCTGTATTTCCCCATTTTTTGAAGGTGTTTCCAATAAAATGCACTTGGCTAGGAGCCCACAAAACTGTTGAGGAACTCATGAGCTAATCCAGGGTACTTAGAGATTCTGTACAATAGTTTGAGGGCAAAGTATCATGTTAACAAGGGCAGTCGAACACAGCAGCCACTTCATAGCAATATTTGATGATTCTGGTTTTACAGATTAGgttaaagttattttctgtttcccAGAAAACTGGGCAGAGCTAAGCAGAGCTTCATTCTACAGAATGAAGCTCAGAATGAAGACTTAAGCAGGCCTCTGCTTAAGTCTTAGCTCTGCTGAACTCTGGGTAGGTTTCACTTAATATTCAAAACACCTTCAAAAGATTAAAAATTCTCCTTCTGGATAGCTTTAGCTTTAGCTGCTTATCTTTGGTTAGCATCTTTAACATTTTGAGCTTGGTGAAAGTGAAGGTGTCTCATTCGGTTTGTTGTTACAAACGTTTTCATGGTGGTTGTCCCCATGGTTTACTTTGGGAAACTTTGCGTCGTCGCTCACAGTGAAGAACTCCCTAAAGTTTGGCTGCTCATAGCATATGGCTGGGAGTGTGCGAGCAACTATTTGTTCATGCTGCTGTGCGTGTGTTGCATTTGCACAAAAACTGAAAGTCTTGTAATGAGACATAGTGTCTGACTCTGGTCCCTGGCTGGTTGATTGCTGCACCTCAAAAAAAGGCAACAGTGgctaaaatatgcaaaaattgCTCATGTGGACTTGCAACTTTTTAGGCCTCAAAGTTTTCGTGACTTCCTGAACTTGAAGAACGCTCCAGTTGGATTatacagaaaatgtattttataacCGAAATTGCCTCATATTAAAATGTCTTCTTCAGGGAGCTGGCTGGGGAAGAGATGAAAAAAGGTTTGTAGGCCTGTAGTAAGTGTTGTTGTTGTACCTTTGACAGGTCAGGTTCAGATGCTACCAGAATGAAAACTAGGTAGAAGACTCTGTTCTATCTCCAACTCCActataacaataataactgGTTGTCTCCTTACTGACAAACCTGGGTCAAAATGTTATGTAGTGTCAAAGACTTCTTCTACAAAACACATTGATTGAAAAGAGACTGCTTTTTGACCTCAAGTAAGGTCTTGAAACGAATCGTCAAGTGATCTCACGAAAGAGTTGAAGGCACTTTGTCCCAGGTTCCACTTCACCATAATAACCACGTTTGGCTAATGTCCACTCTCTCTTTACTGCCTCACTCTGTTCAGTAAAATATGCTGTGTTGTTGCTTTGATCACTTATACTTTTTTTATCCTCATCAGAGCACTCTCCTCAGCCGAGACTCCCTTATCGTCTGATGGACTTCAGTCTTCAGTACAGACTGGAATCGTCGTGCAGCCTTGATGCTCTACAGGAACTGCTTGTCAGCTGATAAAAGATGACGAACTTGGATTCATAAAGATAACGTCAAGGACAGCAGACTGTGGGAGAGCTGAATCAGTACTGATGAGTGAAGACGAGGACAGCAGAGGCACCCGAGATTTTTACTCAGCTGTTCTGCTTATGATGTCATGGTGAAGTCACTGGCTGTGTGTTATGTGGACTAAGACTGAGCTAATGCGTGCAGGGAGTATGACCTGGACCGTTCCTGCAAGCAGTGCGCTGTTGGTCTCCCCTTGTTACTGTCAGAAAAGGCTCTGAAGCAGAGAGatttacattacattttcaACACAATGCCTGCATTCATTTCCATCTTATGAGTTACGTGAATGAAAAAAGAACCGCTGTAGAATTGAGGGTGTATGACAACGCTGTTATTGTGAAGAACAGCTATGTCACCTTCTGTGTCATTCAGTAGTGTATTCAGGGACTAAGGCACCTTAGTCAGAAAGCTTCTTCCAGCAGTAATCAGTATTACCAAATGTTtacacttatttattttatgggACAGTTGACATGAATGAAACAACAGTGGTTATGCGTCAGAGGTCAACAGAGCTAATGTGGATCCATCATCTGAATACAACTAAAATGACCAAAGGAGCTAAAGCTTTTTTTGACTTACGATAGGAGAAATGAGACAATGCTGACAATGTGACACAACACCAGCAatctgaaacaaaacaaaacaaactattAAAGACCTTCAACAAGTTGCCCCGTAGTAGCTCAAATGTAAAAGTAACAAATGCTATAAACACTTTAGCTTCCCTCTCATCAGAGCTGAGATAAACACACTGTTCAGCACCAAATCAATTAGAGGCACAGTTAGTGATTAGATGCTGGACAGGTTCTCTCAGAAGTCAAAGAGTAACAAAGCAGAGCTACACGAGGAGAATATCTAACATAAATTCATTATTTAGGTAAAAACACAACTCCAAATGAATGGTAACTTCTTGTGGTAACTTCGAGTGACATAGTCACCTATACGAATGAGGTTTATAATATACGGTATAATTCCATGTAGCAACATGTATCAGCTAGAAACATCTGAATTGATTAAGTTTTGCATGTCTACTATTAAAAGTTTAT from the Oreochromis niloticus isolate F11D_XX linkage group LG1, O_niloticus_UMD_NMBU, whole genome shotgun sequence genome contains:
- the LOC100698051 gene encoding immunoglobulin-like domain-containing receptor 2 isoform X1 → MEPGYRSGARRRRREGGTGQKTVTKFNSRIWNMFSSHKCWIVTVFLAGVFPPSSSGVQVFVRDEKKYAVLFQSVVLPCQYTTVSYQTAVVQWVYKSYCRDRTRDSFSFPDNLGGGLGGGGLTSGTGGISGGYEKGMAASYLDCSDNSRTVRTVASISGSSVTLSEYYKNRDISIINKADLKIGEVQWGDSGVYICKVVISDDLEGQNEASVELLVLGFSGVPEDLLPDFDLKIMPEWVFVVAVALGSVLFLLLIGVCWCQCCPHSCCCYVSCWCCPDTCCCPRHLYEAGKGIKTTTSSPQTPPYPPYFVSGVPTMVPIAPPSLVDKISSVPGSDGTLLTAVPMHAVGVPYRVPSPQDQDSLRVLQYVEKQLAHFNPARSTSHQSCALSELSSLHEGESGFRQTYRNIQKNALPAIPDHDTQPEPQRYRENRSPEPQSYRDNPPSPHHYRDDPDPEPRHVRDEPLPPRRYSDDPPSSSQSRRPGRNQRQQNHNNEENHNRWNPRSEHLHRKTYRTAGRTGSLDELEEFAACYKQRGGRGAERRDEEQREYEMEHLEYSRYPSHRDAPPQHYHSNENDVEDISDREEQPRRIKKNRHDISPLPSPKKRRDTSDRERAVPPPPTAGPPSTSSQEKDYDATFLNSLLERKAKLRGVTQGRTGARGDEDSDTPSKSSLKKSSGESSQHCSRSPSNRPDADLLPPHTETERVRTDRSSPGNTHSPQPPVHSLASHREDPRNKSRKVSTLLSRDSLIV
- the LOC100698051 gene encoding immunoglobulin-like domain-containing receptor 2 isoform X3, whose protein sequence is MEPGYRSGARRRRREGGTGQKTVTKFNSRIWNMFSSHKCWIVTVFLAGVFPPSSSGVQVFVRDEKKYAVLFQSVVLPCQYTTVSYQTAVVQWVYKSYCRDRTRDSFSFPDNLGGGLGGGGLTSGTGGISGGYEKGMAASYLDCSDNSRTVRTVASISGSSVTLSEYYKNRDISIINKADLKIGEVQWGDSGVYICKVVISDDLEGQNEASVELLVLGFSGVPEDLLPDFDLKIMPEWVFVVAVALGSVLFLLLIGVCWCQCCPHSCCCYVSCWCCPDTCCCPRHLYEAGKGIKTTTSSPQTPPYPPYFVSGVPTMVPIAPPSLVDKISSVPGSDGTLLTAACALSELSSLHEGESGFRQTYRNIQKNALPAIPDHDTQPEPQRYRENRSPEPQSYRDNPPSPHHYRDDPDPEPRHVRDEPLPPRRYSDDPPSSSQSRRPGRNQRQQNHNNEENHNRWNPRSEHLHRKTYRTAGRTGSLDELEEFAACYKQRGGRGAERRDEEQREYEMEHLEYSRYPSHRDAPPQHYHSNENDVEDISDREEQPRRIKKNRHDISPLPSPKKRRDTSDRERAVPPPPTAGPPSTSSQEKDYDATFLNSLLERKAKLRGVTQGRTGARGDEDSDTPSKSSLKKSSGESSQHCSRSPSNRPDADLLPPHTETERVRTDRSSPGNTHSPQPPVHSLASHREDPRNKSRKVSTLLSRDSLIV
- the LOC100698051 gene encoding immunoglobulin-like domain-containing receptor 2 isoform X2 gives rise to the protein MEPGYRSGARRRRREGGTGQKTVTKFNSRIWNMFSSHKCWIVTVFLAGVFPPSSSGVQVFVRDEKKYAVLFQSVVLPCQYTTVSYQTAVVQWVYKSYCRDRTRDSFSFPDNLGGGLGGGGLTSGTGGISGGYEKGMAASYLDCSDNSRTVRTVASISGSSVTLSEYYKNRDISIINKADLKIGEVQWGDSGVYICKVVISDDLEGQNEASVELLVLEWVFVVAVALGSVLFLLLIGVCWCQCCPHSCCCYVSCWCCPDTCCCPRHLYEAGKGIKTTTSSPQTPPYPPYFVSGVPTMVPIAPPSLVDKISSVPGSDGTLLTAVPMHAVGVPYRVPSPQDQDSLRVLQYVEKQLAHFNPARSTSHQSCALSELSSLHEGESGFRQTYRNIQKNALPAIPDHDTQPEPQRYRENRSPEPQSYRDNPPSPHHYRDDPDPEPRHVRDEPLPPRRYSDDPPSSSQSRRPGRNQRQQNHNNEENHNRWNPRSEHLHRKTYRTAGRTGSLDELEEFAACYKQRGGRGAERRDEEQREYEMEHLEYSRYPSHRDAPPQHYHSNENDVEDISDREEQPRRIKKNRHDISPLPSPKKRRDTSDRERAVPPPPTAGPPSTSSQEKDYDATFLNSLLERKAKLRGVTQGRTGARGDEDSDTPSKSSLKKSSGESSQHCSRSPSNRPDADLLPPHTETERVRTDRSSPGNTHSPQPPVHSLASHREDPRNKSRKVSTLLSRDSLIV